Proteins encoded within one genomic window of Gemmatimonadota bacterium:
- the rpiA gene encoding ribose-5-phosphate isomerase RpiA: protein MTPFSPEARATAWRRGAFARRMEGWHARREDGQGPLRLPGLRGASRVGSSEELKAVAGRAALAEVVPGMTLGLGTGSTVRHFLEALAEALGRGELWEVRGVPTSLDTEERCRRLGIPTVELGESTTLDLAVDGADEVSPRLDLVKGLGGALLREKMVAQAARRFVVVADGSKEVVRLGMKAPVPVEVIPFGWRAHLDFFRSLGAAPEPREAKGGGLYETDNGNFVVDLRFENGIANPNELEGALRRRAGVVESGLFLGMAQKAYIAREGGVVVLSPKEG from the coding sequence ATGACACCGTTCTCCCCGGAAGCCCGCGCCACGGCGTGGAGACGCGGGGCCTTCGCTCGTCGGATGGAGGGGTGGCATGCAAGGCGCGAAGACGGACAAGGTCCTCTCCGGCTTCCCGGCTTGAGGGGCGCCTCCCGCGTGGGGAGCTCCGAAGAGCTGAAGGCGGTGGCCGGGCGGGCGGCCCTCGCCGAGGTCGTTCCGGGAATGACGCTCGGTCTCGGGACGGGAAGCACCGTGCGGCACTTCCTCGAGGCGCTCGCCGAGGCCCTTGGCCGAGGAGAGCTCTGGGAGGTGCGGGGGGTGCCGACTTCGCTCGATACCGAGGAACGGTGCCGGAGGCTCGGGATCCCGACGGTCGAGCTCGGGGAGTCCACCACGCTCGACCTCGCGGTGGACGGGGCCGACGAAGTGTCCCCCCGGCTGGATCTCGTGAAAGGGCTGGGCGGCGCCCTCCTCCGTGAAAAGATGGTGGCTCAGGCGGCAAGACGATTCGTGGTCGTGGCCGACGGTTCGAAGGAAGTCGTGCGCCTCGGGATGAAGGCACCCGTCCCCGTCGAGGTCATTCCATTTGGCTGGCGAGCCCACCTCGATTTTTTCCGGTCGCTCGGCGCGGCGCCTGAACCGCGCGAGGCGAAGGGCGGGGGACTCTACGAGACCGACAACGGGAACTTCGTCGTGGATCTGCGCTTCGAAAACGGAATCGCCAATCCGAACGAGCTCGAGGGTGCCCTCCGCCGGCGGGCCGGCGTCGTGGAGAGCGGCCTTTTCCTGGGAATGGCGCAGAAGGCCTACATCGCGCGCGAAGGGGGGGTCGTGGTCCTCAGCCCCAAGGAAGGATGA
- the aroF gene encoding 3-deoxy-7-phosphoheptulonate synthase gives MIIVTRVGVTDEELDQIRERVEALGLRTHISRGESRTIVGCIGDEERLRHVPLLALPGVEAVHPVVRPYKLSAREFSAGPTRIPLGEAELGGSEVVVIAGPCSVEGEEMLLETARVVRSVGARALRGGAFKPRTSPYSFLGMEEAGLEILAKARKESGLPVVTEVMDTRQVEVVAGFADILQVGARNMQNFALLSEVGRVHRPVLLKRGLASTIKDLLLAAEYVMKQGNMKVILCERGIRTFETATRNTFDVSAIPVLKRETHLPVIADPSHAGGRRDLVAPLAFAAVAAGADGLMIEVHPRPDEALSDGEQSLDFEDFRSLMTALRPFAEAAGRTFA, from the coding sequence ATGATCATCGTGACCCGCGTCGGGGTGACGGACGAGGAGCTCGACCAGATCCGCGAGCGCGTCGAAGCACTGGGACTCCGCACGCACATCTCCCGCGGGGAGAGCCGCACCATCGTGGGGTGTATCGGGGACGAAGAGCGCCTCCGGCACGTCCCTCTTCTCGCACTCCCCGGGGTCGAAGCGGTCCATCCCGTCGTGCGCCCGTACAAGCTCTCGGCGCGGGAGTTTTCGGCCGGGCCAACGCGAATTCCTCTCGGGGAAGCGGAGCTCGGCGGATCGGAGGTCGTCGTCATCGCCGGGCCCTGTTCGGTGGAAGGCGAGGAGATGCTCCTCGAAACGGCGCGGGTCGTGCGCTCCGTGGGTGCACGGGCGCTCCGCGGCGGGGCCTTCAAGCCGCGAACCTCTCCATATTCGTTCTTGGGGATGGAAGAAGCCGGTCTCGAAATCCTGGCGAAGGCACGAAAGGAGAGCGGTCTTCCCGTCGTGACCGAGGTCATGGACACCCGCCAGGTGGAAGTCGTGGCGGGATTCGCGGACATCCTCCAGGTCGGCGCGCGAAACATGCAAAACTTCGCCCTGCTGAGCGAAGTCGGCCGCGTGCACCGACCCGTTCTCCTCAAGCGTGGGCTCGCCTCCACGATCAAGGATCTACTGCTTGCCGCGGAATACGTGATGAAGCAGGGGAACATGAAGGTGATCCTCTGCGAGCGTGGAATCCGGACCTTCGAGACGGCCACACGGAATACGTTCGACGTCTCCGCGATCCCCGTCCTGAAGAGGGAGACCCATCTGCCCGTCATCGCGGACCCCTCACACGCCGGTGGACGGCGGGACCTCGTCGCCCCGCTCGCCTTCGCCGCGGTCGCGGCCGGCGCGGACGGCCTCATGATCGAGGTGCATCCCCGTCCGGACGAGGCGCTTTCGGACGGCGAGCAGTCGCTCGACTTCGAGGATTTCCGATCGCTGATGACGGCGCTCCGCCCGTTCGCGGAAGCCGCCGGGCGCACCTTCGCCTAG